The following are encoded in a window of Sminthopsis crassicaudata isolate SCR6 chromosome 3, ASM4859323v1, whole genome shotgun sequence genomic DNA:
- the TM4SF20 gene encoding transmembrane 4 L6 family member 20, with translation MTCCEGCTSCNGFSLMVLVLLAVVFNTVPLVSYTLQSDELSKNPISCFEWWYPGIIGAGILVIPATIMSLAARKRACCNNRLGMILSSFLSVVAIGGALYCMLVSLLALSEGPLICNYNSNSTFNCEFSMKNLSDIHDQLQQPITLQWFFSPTCKPDPNNSVLENSTNIFQRKNILTLSFEENRHKIIHLTVFVGLLLVGILEILFSISQIVSGLFGCFCGVSKRRSRKTW, from the exons ATGACTTGCTGTGAAGGCTGTACATCCTGCAATGGATTTAGCTTGATGGTTCTAGTGTTGTTAGCAGTGGTTTTCAACACAGTACCACTAGTCAGCTACACACTTCAGAGTGATGAGCTGTCTAAAAACCCCATATCTTGCTTTGAGTGGTGGTATCCAGGAATCATAGGAGCCGGTATACTG GTCATTCCAGCAACTATAATGTCCTTGGCTGCAAGAAAAAGGGCATGCTGCAACAACAGATTAGGA ATGATTCTGTCATCGTTTTTGAGCGTGGTAGCTATTGGTGGTGCTTTGTACTGTATGCTAGTGTCTTTACTGGCTCTTTCTGAAGGACCCCTCATTTGCAACTACAACAGCAACAGCACATTCAACTGTGAATTTTCTATGAAAAATTTAAG tGACATTCACGATCAACTGCAACAACCAATAACTCTGCAATGGTTTTTCAGTCCTACTTGTAAGCCTGATCCTAACAATTCTGTTCTTGAAAATAGTACTAATATTTTCCAGAGGAAAAACATTCTCACTCTTAGCTTTGAAGAAAACAGACATAAGATTATTCACCTTACAGTATTTGTTGGTTTACTTTTGGTTGGGATTCTTGAGATCTTATTCAGTATCAGTCAGATAGTGAGTGGGTTGTTCGGCTGCTTCTGTGGAGTTTCTAAGCGGAGAAGTAGAAAAACATGGTAA